A stretch of DNA from Acidobacteriota bacterium:
GACCCCATCGGCGAGTCCGGCGGCCTGAACGTCTACGCCTACGTGGGCGCGAGCCCGACGATGAAAACCGATCCCAGCGGATTGAGGGAGCGAAGCCGGCTACCGCCGATACTTGGCTCCCGGAGTTCGTTGACCCGAATCGATGCCGGGATCAACTCTCCTGTTGCGGGTTTTTACGTGAACGGCGTTCGAGTAACGCAACGGGCATTCCTTTGGATGGCGCGATCAGTCGAGATGGGCAATCAGGCCCATGCTACTCGCATTGCTAGAGATGCGTCGGAGCTTGCGGGAAAGATGCTTGCGAGGGCCGAGGAGTTGGGGGCGCAAACAGAGTCGATGAGTGGTGAGGATGCCAGGGATGCGCGGGTGCTTATCGATCAGCTGACGCGAATGGCCGAGCAGCTAGAGTCTGTCGCTGATGCGGGGAGGTTCGGGGCAGAGGCATTGAAGTACGAAACGCTGAAGAAAGATCCGTGTTCTGGTTACACCTACTCGACATGTATTACTGTCACGGAGACGGTGAACAGCGCGGCACGGGACTACTGGAACCGAGTGAAGTCCTTCAGAGAGTTGAAAGAAACCTATGGTTGGAAACCTGGAGATTCGATGATCATC
This window harbors:
- a CDS encoding RHS repeat-associated core domain-containing protein; translated protein: RNTYDPYGKAVSLPSWQGAPVPVSYGFTGARWEESTGLYLMHHRWYDPATGRFIEQDPIGESGGLNVYAYVGASPTMKTDPSGLRERSRLPPILGSRSSLTRIDAGINSPVAGFYVNGVRVTQRAFLWMARSVEMGNQAHATRIARDASELAGKMLARAEELGAQTESMSGEDARDARVLIDQLTRMAEQLESVADAGRFGAEALKYETLKKDPCSGYTYSTCITVTETVNSAARDYWNRVKSFRELKETYGWKPGDSMIISKYRPLDPFKERNYMFLRSYESSAGLAHEQVIWLRADGAVDNRGYGPTGL